The following proteins are co-located in the Ascidiaceihabitans donghaensis genome:
- a CDS encoding rod shape-determining protein encodes MAIFDKLGGLFSSDMAIDLGTANTLVYVKGKGVVLSEPSVVAYHIKDGVKKVLAVGEDAKLMLGRTPGSIEAIRPMREGVIADFDTAEEMIKHFIRKVHKRSTFSKPKIIVCVPHGATPVEKRAIRQSVLSAGARRAGLIAEPIAAAIGAGMPITDPTGNMVVDIGGGTTEVAVLSLGDIVYARSVRVGGDRMDEAIISYLRRQQNLLVGETTAERIKTSIGTARMPDDGRGTSMQIRGRDLLNGVPKEIEVTQAQIAEALAEPVQQICEAVMTALETTPPDLAADIVDRGVMLTGGGALLGDLDLALREQTGLAVSIADESLNCVALGTGKALEYEKQLRHAIDYDS; translated from the coding sequence ATGGCGATCTTTGATAAATTGGGTGGGCTCTTTTCGTCGGATATGGCGATTGACCTCGGCACCGCAAACACACTTGTCTATGTCAAAGGCAAAGGCGTGGTTTTATCCGAACCTTCTGTGGTGGCCTACCACATCAAAGACGGTGTGAAAAAAGTTCTGGCTGTCGGCGAAGACGCCAAGTTGATGCTGGGCCGCACACCCGGATCAATCGAAGCCATCCGGCCCATGCGCGAAGGCGTGATTGCGGATTTTGACACCGCCGAGGAAATGATCAAGCACTTCATCCGCAAAGTGCACAAACGATCTACCTTTTCCAAGCCCAAGATTATCGTGTGCGTACCGCACGGCGCCACACCGGTAGAAAAACGCGCCATTCGCCAGTCAGTTTTGTCAGCAGGTGCGCGCCGCGCTGGCCTGATTGCGGAACCCATTGCCGCGGCCATCGGTGCGGGCATGCCCATCACTGACCCCACAGGCAACATGGTTGTGGACATCGGCGGCGGGACCACCGAAGTTGCGGTGCTGTCGCTGGGCGACATCGTTTATGCGCGCTCTGTGCGTGTGGGTGGCGACCGTATGGACGAAGCCATCATCAGCTATTTGCGCCGCCAGCAGAACCTGCTTGTGGGCGAGACCACAGCCGAGCGCATCAAAACCAGCATCGGCACGGCGCGCATGCCGGACGACGGGCGCGGCACCTCTATGCAAATTCGCGGACGCGACCTGCTAAATGGCGTGCCCAAGGAAATCGAAGTCACTCAGGCGCAAATCGCCGAAGCGCTGGCTGAACCCGTGCAGCAAATTTGCGAAGCGGTGATGACCGCTCTGGAAACCACGCCCCCCGATTTGGCCGCAGACATCGTGGACCGTGGCGTGATGCTGACCGGTGGTGGGGCATTGCTGGGTGATCTGGATTTGGCGCTGCGCGAACAAACCGGATTGGCCGTGTCGATTGCGGACGAATCCCTGAACTGCGTGGCTTTGGGCACCGGCAAAGCGCTGGAGTATGAAAAACAACTGCGCCACGCCATCGACTATGATAGTTGA
- the mreC gene encoding rod shape-determining protein MreC, which translates to MAKDRSNNYDYAGPLRRLLFVVLSLVLIAIFLVWRIDSPRVERFRLHVTDRIVPNFDWAMAPVTGTVNLLRDFQSYQRIAEQNQELRRELRKMQSWKEAALQLEQENARLLDLNNVRLDPRLTFVTGVVLADSGSPFRQSVLLNVGVRDGLVDGWATMDGIGLVGRISGVAQNTSRVILLTDASSRIPAIVQPSGQRVIVAGDNTAAPPIDFLENPDLIRPGDRVVSSGDGGVFPAGLLIGQVAADPGGRLRVRLAADYERLEFLRVLRSYGSEPVRDSAGVVAPLTLTEQVEGTASE; encoded by the coding sequence TTGGCCAAGGATAGATCAAACAACTACGACTATGCAGGTCCGTTGCGGCGGTTGCTTTTTGTCGTCTTATCGCTTGTTCTGATTGCTATATTTTTGGTTTGGCGTATCGACAGCCCGCGTGTGGAACGGTTTCGTTTGCATGTCACGGACCGTATCGTGCCGAACTTTGACTGGGCGATGGCCCCCGTCACAGGCACCGTCAACTTGCTGCGCGATTTCCAAAGCTACCAACGCATTGCAGAACAGAATCAGGAATTGCGCCGCGAATTGCGTAAAATGCAGTCGTGGAAAGAAGCGGCTTTGCAGCTGGAACAGGAAAACGCGCGCCTGCTGGATCTGAACAACGTCCGTCTTGATCCAAGACTGACGTTTGTGACGGGTGTCGTATTGGCGGATTCAGGATCGCCGTTCCGACAGTCTGTGTTGCTGAATGTGGGCGTGCGTGACGGTTTGGTTGATGGGTGGGCCACCATGGACGGGATCGGTTTGGTGGGGCGCATTTCAGGTGTCGCCCAGAACACCAGCCGCGTCATTTTGCTAACGGATGCCTCAAGCCGTATTCCCGCCATCGTGCAGCCCTCTGGCCAGCGCGTCATTGTGGCCGGCGACAACACCGCCGCCCCCCCGATCGACTTCCTTGAGAACCCCGACTTGATCCGCCCCGGCGACCGCGTTGTCAGTTCTGGAGATGGTGGGGTTTTCCCCGCCGGATTGCTGATAGGTCAAGTCGCTGCCGATCCGGGCGGGCGCTTGCGTGTCAGACTGGCTGCTGATTATGAGCGGCTTGAATTTTTGCGCGTGCTGCGCAGCTACGGCAGCGAACCGGTGCGCGACAGTGCGGGGGTCGTGGCACCCCTGACCTTAACCGAACAGGTAGAGGGCACAGCCAGTGAATGA
- a CDS encoding GntR family transcriptional regulator, translating to MTKNKKIHCGEDLKARILTQDIAPGTDLDEARLAEEYGISRTPLREILHRLAGGGFVRLEENRGAKVESMDLATLRVFFQTAPLIYCAIARQAAENRTSRQIAALKDIQVAFAAATRARDVSQSALLNHQFHEQIGEMAQNPYLFAGLKRMLIDHTRLSQTFFNPQSSSDAARVDKAIAQHDAMIAAIEAGQADVAIDLTLQHWDLSRDQLEKYVRPDPLPLDVISMKDRRNAI from the coding sequence ATGACCAAAAATAAGAAAATACACTGCGGCGAAGACCTCAAAGCGCGTATTCTGACCCAGGATATTGCGCCGGGCACGGACCTTGATGAAGCGCGCCTTGCGGAAGAATATGGCATTTCACGCACCCCGTTGCGCGAAATTCTACACCGTTTGGCGGGGGGCGGTTTTGTGCGTCTGGAAGAAAATCGCGGCGCCAAAGTTGAATCCATGGACCTTGCAACGCTGCGGGTGTTTTTCCAAACGGCCCCGTTGATCTATTGCGCGATTGCGCGTCAGGCGGCGGAAAATCGAACAAGCCGCCAGATTGCGGCACTAAAGGACATTCAGGTCGCGTTTGCAGCAGCCACCAGAGCCCGCGACGTGTCGCAGTCAGCGCTTTTGAATCATCAGTTTCATGAGCAGATTGGCGAAATGGCGCAAAATCCGTATCTTTTTGCCGGTCTCAAGCGGATGTTGATCGACCACACGCGCCTGAGCCAGACATTTTTCAACCCGCAGTCGTCCTCGGATGCGGCCCGCGTGGACAAGGCTATCGCCCAACACGATGCAATGATTGCAGCCATTGAAGCCGGACAAGCCGACGTCGCCATCGACCTGACACTGCAGCATTGGGATCTGTCACGCGACCAGCTTGAAAAATATGTCCGGCCCGACCCGCTTCCCCTTGATGTGATTTCAATGAAAGACCGCCGCAATGCAATTTGA
- the mrdA gene encoding penicillin-binding protein 2, protein MKRTRADIEANHRLISRRAAILGGVQLVFMGGLAARMRHLQVNQADQFRLLAEENRIKFKLIPPARGEVFDRNGVQLAQNIPTYQIKIVREDAGDVEKVLTKLATVMELDAEVLERALTEIKRSAPFHPVTVADDVDWDDLSRVSVNAPALPGVAPEIGLSRVYPLGSDFAHVLGYVGPVSDYDLSRLDDPDELLRIPRFQIGKVGVEAKVETALRGAAGTRQVEVNAAGREMRELGRREGRPGSDIQLSVDAELQNYVQARLSEESASAVVIDCETGDLVAIASAPTYDPNLFVRGISVADYSALTENKYRPLASKTVQGTYPPGSTFKMMTAMAALEEGLIEPEDTVRCPGHLEVADRKFHCWKRAGHGSVNLENSLKQSCDVYYYDLALKVGIEKISAMANIFGLGVRHDVPMSAVARGLTPTKAWKATTHGKDWVIGDTVNASIGQGYMLSSPLQLAVMTARLATGRSVEPRLVKSIDGVEQPSGAGRPLPLDDDNLRKMRRAMFAVVNDRRGTAYGSRIIADGMRMAGKTGTSQVRNISAAERARGVIRNSDLPWERRDHALFVDFAPADNPKYAVAVVVEHGGGGSKAAAPIARDITLQALYGGPPPLSAYPSKDRGRIGAQQKKLRKMRPTAAFDGSDQA, encoded by the coding sequence ATGAAGCGCACGCGCGCCGACATAGAGGCAAACCACCGCCTGATTTCCCGCCGCGCTGCCATTTTGGGGGGCGTTCAGCTGGTGTTTATGGGCGGTTTGGCCGCGCGTATGCGTCACTTGCAAGTCAATCAAGCCGACCAGTTCCGCCTGTTGGCTGAAGAAAACCGCATCAAATTCAAACTGATCCCCCCCGCGCGTGGCGAAGTCTTTGACCGCAACGGCGTGCAGTTGGCACAAAACATCCCGACCTACCAAATCAAGATCGTGCGCGAGGATGCGGGGGATGTGGAAAAAGTCCTGACCAAGCTGGCCACAGTGATGGAGCTGGACGCAGAGGTGCTGGAACGCGCACTGACCGAAATAAAACGCAGCGCACCATTCCACCCGGTCACGGTCGCTGACGATGTGGATTGGGACGACCTAAGCCGCGTGTCGGTGAACGCACCTGCCCTGCCCGGTGTCGCCCCTGAAATCGGACTTAGCCGTGTTTATCCTTTGGGCTCTGATTTTGCACATGTTCTGGGGTATGTTGGCCCCGTCAGCGACTACGATCTAAGCCGCCTTGATGATCCGGATGAATTGTTGCGCATTCCGCGCTTTCAAATCGGAAAAGTAGGCGTCGAGGCCAAGGTTGAAACGGCACTTCGCGGTGCCGCAGGCACACGGCAGGTCGAAGTGAACGCCGCCGGTCGTGAAATGCGCGAACTGGGCCGCCGCGAAGGCCGCCCCGGATCAGACATTCAGCTTAGCGTCGATGCAGAATTGCAAAATTACGTGCAAGCCAGACTTTCGGAAGAAAGCGCTAGCGCCGTGGTGATTGACTGTGAAACCGGTGATCTGGTCGCCATTGCATCTGCGCCCACCTATGATCCGAACCTGTTTGTGCGCGGCATCTCGGTGGCCGACTACAGTGCATTGACCGAAAACAAATACCGCCCGCTGGCATCCAAAACAGTGCAAGGCACCTATCCCCCGGGATCGACCTTTAAAATGATGACGGCAATGGCCGCACTGGAAGAAGGGTTGATCGAGCCCGAAGACACAGTGCGCTGCCCCGGCCACCTTGAGGTTGCGGATCGCAAGTTTCACTGCTGGAAACGCGCAGGCCACGGAAGTGTGAATTTGGAAAATTCGCTTAAGCAATCCTGCGACGTCTACTACTACGATCTGGCGCTGAAAGTCGGGATTGAAAAGATTTCAGCCATGGCCAACATCTTCGGGCTTGGCGTGCGCCATGATGTGCCTATGTCTGCGGTCGCGCGCGGGTTGACGCCCACCAAAGCATGGAAAGCCACAACGCACGGCAAAGACTGGGTGATCGGGGACACAGTCAACGCATCCATCGGGCAGGGATACATGCTGTCGTCGCCCTTGCAGTTGGCCGTCATGACCGCCCGACTGGCCACCGGGCGCAGTGTCGAACCGCGGCTTGTGAAATCCATCGACGGGGTGGAACAACCCTCAGGCGCAGGCCGCCCTTTGCCTTTGGACGATGACAACTTGCGCAAGATGCGCCGCGCCATGTTTGCAGTGGTCAATGACCGGCGCGGCACGGCCTACGGCAGTCGCATTATCGCCGATGGTATGCGGATGGCTGGCAAAACCGGCACCAGCCAAGTGCGCAACATCTCGGCCGCCGAACGTGCACGCGGTGTCATCCGCAACTCGGACTTGCCATGGGAACGGCGTGACCACGCGTTGTTTGTGGATTTCGCACCAGCCGACAACCCCAAATACGCTGTAGCCGTTGTAGTGGAGCACGGCGGCGGCGGATCAAAAGCCGCGGCACCGATTGCGCGCGACATCACGTTACAAGCATTATATGGCGGTCCCCCGCCTTTGTCGGCCTACCCGTCCAAAGACCGTGGACGCATCGGCGCACAGCAAAAGAAACTGCGTAAAATGCGCCCGACGGCTGCCTTTGATGGAAGCGACCAAGCATGA
- a CDS encoding VOC family protein, whose amino-acid sequence MRKIQVLGVHHITIMGADRQTSIDFWEGLLGMPFIFDQPNLDDPDEGHLYFDPGDGRLITIFTNEDRTADRGRTPTDAGCVHHLAFEVDRAMFSQVPGRLDARGIGHSGVKDRGFMDSIYFKDPLGLLIELACYKFIPPRGSSHAEVMLEAHKLRVAAGDAAIGEVHLADAVELIVERSQTSLSADRTAKHPY is encoded by the coding sequence ATGCGCAAAATTCAGGTGTTGGGTGTTCACCACATAACGATCATGGGGGCGGACAGGCAGACTTCGATTGATTTTTGGGAAGGTCTGTTGGGAATGCCTTTTATTTTCGACCAACCCAATCTGGACGATCCCGATGAAGGCCACTTGTATTTTGATCCCGGTGACGGTCGGTTGATCACCATTTTCACCAATGAAGATCGCACTGCAGATCGGGGGCGCACCCCGACGGATGCCGGATGTGTGCATCATCTGGCGTTTGAAGTGGACAGGGCGATGTTCAGCCAGGTGCCTGGACGCCTAGACGCGCGGGGTATTGGCCATTCCGGTGTGAAAGATCGTGGGTTTATGGATTCCATCTATTTCAAGGACCCGCTTGGGCTTTTGATTGAACTTGCCTGTTACAAATTCATTCCGCCGCGTGGATCAAGCCATGCTGAAGTGATGCTGGAGGCGCATAAACTGCGCGTAGCGGCAGGGGATGCCGCCATTGGCGAAGTCCATTTGGCAGATGCGGTTGAGTTGATCGTAGAACGCTCGCAAACCTCGTTAAGTGCTGACAGAACTGCCAAGCATCCATACTGA
- a CDS encoding rod shape-determining protein MreD — protein MNELSVSRRWVMGLYFTVLSFGIIFLHLLPLDTLPARWVMPDLLMGFAFAWTVRRPEYVPVLLLAVVFLMADLLLQRPPGLWAFLMLLACESLKAQIGSLRVTGFPVEWLTVAGMILGVTLAYRLILSILLVEMPGFGLALMQMGFTILIYPVIAGVTHAFMGVRKSNPGDLDTLGDRA, from the coding sequence GTGAATGAACTGTCCGTATCGCGTCGGTGGGTTATGGGATTGTATTTTACAGTCCTGTCCTTTGGCATAATTTTTCTTCATCTTCTGCCTTTGGACACGCTGCCTGCACGATGGGTCATGCCGGACTTGCTGATGGGGTTTGCCTTTGCGTGGACCGTGCGACGCCCTGAATATGTGCCCGTGCTGCTGTTGGCTGTTGTCTTTTTGATGGCCGATCTGCTTCTACAACGTCCCCCCGGTCTTTGGGCTTTTTTGATGCTTTTGGCGTGTGAAAGCCTCAAAGCCCAAATTGGCAGTCTGCGCGTCACCGGCTTTCCCGTTGAATGGCTGACTGTGGCGGGCATGATTCTGGGCGTGACATTGGCCTATCGGCTGATCCTCTCGATATTGTTGGTTGAAATGCCGGGCTTTGGGCTGGCATTGATGCAGATGGGCTTTACCATTCTGATCTATCCGGTGATTGCTGGGGTGACGCATGCGTTTATGGGAGTGCGCAAATCCAATCCCGGTGATCTGGACACATTGGGGGACAGGGCATGA